AGACGTTGGAGAGTAGGAAGGAGATGTTGGCGAATAGGCTGGAGACGAAGGCGAGAAACCTGGGGACGAAACTCCACCAAACCCTGGTGAACTTGGTGCTTCGCCGAATCCTCCACCATAATCTCCCCCTCCGTATGCCGTAAAACCACCGGCCATAGCATCAGAGGCACCTGAATCAACCAAAGGTGAGAACATGAGCTCATCTTTAACGTCGATTTCTGTATTGACAAGTCCACTTTCGTTACTATAAGGAGTGGCACCACCGTCCTGACCGTCTTCCAATTCAGTGACTTTCTGTTCTGGCATGTATTTCACCAGAGACTCCTCATCGATCATGACATCAAAAGAACCTGTACCGATTGGAGCCATTTGCCCAAGAATAACATTTTCAGAGACACCTCGACAATCGTCCATCTCAGCGCACGCACCAGCTTCAAATAAAATTTCGactgtttcttcaaatgaacATCTCATCAAAGCTCCTGTTGCCGACCTGTTGAAACCGTGACGCGTAACAGAAGTCAACCCACCTTGTGTCGTCATGACATCAACTAACAATGCCATATGACGGTAGTTCACATACGAACCATCAGATGCAATGACATTGTAAACTTCTTTGTACAGAGCTGCACGACCTGCTTCGATACCAAGAACCTCCATGATGTCAATGAAAGAGTTGGTGTAAATCCTTTTTGAGTCAACACCGGGTACGGTCATGACTTCTGATAAATTAACACCATCAGTTTCTAGAACCCATTCAGGGACTTTGTGGTATTCACCTGTGGCACTTGGAACCTTACGGTCatacttcatcatcaccacaCGCTCAATGTTTTCAACACCACGCAAGGTGATGTTCTCTAACATCGTATtctcaatcttcttcagcatATGGTCTTCCTCGGCTTCGGTCTCTATATCCATAGACTTTGGACGAACAACACGACAACGAATAATAAGTTTTTCAGCGTTATCTTCTGACCAGATAACGAATAAATCGTTCTTGAATGTCTCCTTAATCTTTTCACCCACTTGACCCATAGTCAAATCTTTATCATTCATGGCAGCACGATCCAATTCTAGACGTAACAACCAAGGAGACTGCTGATCTAAGGACTTCTCAGTTTCATCatccaacaaagaaaagtgcaattgaataatttcttcatcttccgCAATGACAGTGCTACGAGGGTCAGGATCATAGTAAATTTCAGATGCCACAGTGACACTCTTCAGGGTTGTGTGCTCAATCGCTGATCTGATAAACTTGGCTTTTTCNNNNNNNNNNNNTAAACGAGGAACACCTGATGTAACTTTCTTCGAAGCGACACCCGCAAAATGAAACGTGTTCAGTGTCATTTGGGTCGCTGGTTCACCAATAGATTGTGCAGCCAAAACTCCGACCATCTCACCAGGATGAACAATGGAGCGCAAGAACTGTATCTCTATATTGTTCAGAACCCATTCAAATGCTTGTTTTGTTAGCCTGTACTCTTCGATAACTCTACGTGTTGCTAAACGAGAACGCATCAAGCAGCAGAACAAAGAAACGGCATCTTGCTGAGCATTCTTAATGATCTCGCTATTACCACGCAGGACAAGTAACTTGTCCTGTAGATTCTTGACAGCGAAATAAACATCACGTATACTCAAGTCGGAAGGTTTAGTATGGTCGATTCTAAAAGTCTGCTGGGCATTCTGAACTATACGCCTGATATTCACGGGCAGAGGCCAGTTTGGTTCACCGTCAACAAACACCGAACGTAGGAAAAACCTGTCCTCGACTAACTGCTTGtactcttcatcaagaagaaccTGCAACTTAAGATCACCAACAATTTCTGATCCAGACTCCAACAAAGATGGGTCCAGTAAATGGTCAGGATTCAAAAGATCTATCCTGTATCTCTTTTCGAATGCACTATCCGAGCCACCAATAGTATCGATCGCCTGCTTTTCAATATGTGATGCGTCCATACCATCTTCACCGTAGACAAATTGAATCACATTACCCAGGGAGTTTCTGGTTGTGCTATCGTAATGAACCATGATATCTTCCAGAGCCTTAACAAGACGACGCTGAATATAACCAGTCTCGGCTGTCTTGACAGCGGTATCGATCAAACCTTCACGACCACCCATTGcgtggaagaagaattctTGAGGGGTTAAGCCCCTCAGGTATGAATTTTCGACGAAACCTTTAGATTCAGGGGAATAGTCATCCTTCGAGAAATGCGGTAGAGTACGGTCGACGAAACCGAACGCAATACGCTTACCTTCAACAGATTGTTGGCCGACACAGGCAGACATTTGTGCGATGTTAATAAAGGAACCTTTAGAACCGGCGCTCACCATTTGTTTGACGTtattcaaatctttcaagttAACTTCAGCAAGACGACCTGCTTTGTCTCTTGCTTCGTTCAAGAATCTGACAACGTTATCTTCAAAGGATTCACGAAGGGTCATACCATGTTTGGCGGTTAACAGGTTTGCTTGTGCCTCTTTGGTGACATCTTCgaccttcttctttgcatctGCGATGGTTTCAGTAATCTCTCTCATTGTCTGTCCGTCGGCGATGGTATCACCAATACCGGTGGAGAACCCGTTGTGCAAAAACCAATAGTTGACGACCTTTTGAATATTACCAAACAACCTAGCACAAATCTGTGGTCCCTTTTCTCGAGTCACGACGTGGATTAGACCACCACTAGAAGAACCCACAGTTTTCTTATCCACAACACCAAAAATGATCTTACCGTCTATGATAAGCATACCATTGTCCTTTGGTGACAAAAGCGTTGTACCTTCGTCGAAACGTTGCAGATGAATACCCTTGGGGATTGCAATGGAAAGAATCTGTTTACCAGTCCATAGAGGTTTTGGTTTTATTATCGCTGGAGTTGGTATGACACCATCCCAGTCGGGGACCCAGTAAAGCATATTCAGCACTTGATCAAGTTCGATAAAATTATCTCTCAAGGTCAACTTACGAATACCACATAACGTATCTTGCACAATACCCATACAAGGTTTATTAGACTGAGGAGAGACAATTTGTAAAGGAACTGCACACAATTGCGACAATTCGGCTCTTGTTTCCTCGGATTGAGGGACATGTAAATTcatttcatcaccatcgAAATCTGCGTTATATGGCGATGTGACGGATAAGTTCAGTCTAAAAGTTGAGTAGGGCATGACTTTGACTCTGTGTGCCATCATGGACATCTTATGCAAAGAAGGCTGACGGTTGAACAGCACTGGATCATTGTCCATGATATGCCTTTCGACCTTCCATCCATATTGAAGTTGAATGTCACCTGCCCTCTTACTGTATCGAAGATCGATACGATCACCGTTATCACGAATGACATATTTGGCACCTGGATGCTCATTGGGACCATTACGGACCAGGAACGTTAGTCTATCGATATTGTATGGTGTGACGACTTCAGGATAGGTTAAGGTCTTGGCAATAGATTTAGGGACACCCACTTGATCCAATTCCAAATTGGGGTCACCAGAAATAACCGTTCTGGCGGAGAAATCAACACGCTTACCCATTAGATTACCTCTGATACGACCTTCTTTACCCTTTAAACGAGCACGAATTGACTTAACGGGACGACCAGATTTTTGAAGAGCTTGCGGTTGACCAGCAATATCGTTATCCATATAGGTGGCAACATGGAACTGAAGTAAActttctgcttcttcaattgcgTGATGTGGTGCACCGTTGTGCTCCAATGTCTCCAAACTTATATTTGCCTTCAAAATATCGGCCAGTTTAAACGTTAAATCATCTTCCCCTCTTTGAGATTCGTTGAAGGAAATTGAGGGTCTAactggtggtggtggaaCTGGTAAGACTGTAAGAATCATCCATTCGGGACGagcaaattcttcattgaaTCCTAGCCTATTTGAATCTTCCTTTGATATGTGcttgaaaatattcaaaatttccTCCATTGTTAAAATTCTTTGTTCCGGTTCTTCTGGATCTCCCGtgttcttctccttcttccAACTACCCACTAACTTCAACCCATCCTTCCGAACGGTCGGTTGAGCATTACCACAACCACCTCTTGAAATTAATTTAGTTGGGTCTTCCTCTGAAGGCACATCACTTTCACAGATCATCTTAGTCTTACAAAGAGTCCAGATAGCATTAAATCTTTTCTTGGAATCCTTGATTTTACATGCTTGCCTCATTTGTTCATTATGATCATCGAGTAAAAGCTTACCACAATGCATACAAACACACTCGCAAACTTTCTTAATTTTTGTGATGAAACCGATATGGAAAACTGGCTTGGCCAAATCAATATGACCAAAATGGCCGGGACATTCATTCATACCTTCTTGACAAGTTTGACATTTCAAGTTACGATCAATAGAACCCAACCTGGGGTCATTCAATCCACCGATCTTGGCTCGTGTCTGAGTTTCGTCCATCGTTTCTGGGAATCTAATCTTTGCAACACTAATGGCTCTGACTTCTTCCGGTGAGAAAAGACCAAACTGGACCTCCTTCACAGTACGAAGTGGAGCACTGGAATACTGTTGTGCAACCATGGTGCTGAATTGTTTCTATAATGTTAtttttttggtatttttAATGGTATCAATTATTCTGCAATACTGGCTTGGAACGgaaaattcttgatattaTGCAATTCTCAGTTGCCTCTTGCTTATGATCGGATAGCCAACTAAGTAACTGATCGTTCTCTGTTAACTTTTCctgagcttgaaaatttttccaagTGAAGAAGGCCAAATGACACAATGAGTAGTCAGTGGAAAGGGGAGTGATCGCTTAAAGGTGACCAAGTACAGGTGTTCTATGTCTGAATTCAGAAGAAACCTATAGCTCTTATCTTGGACCTAAAGTGTACTTGTTTAAACTTGCCCGTGGAAAACTGGTTCTCAAGGGTGTATCGAAATGGAAACGCAAAAGAACAAAACCAACAACGCCCAAAAGGAAAAGCTGAAAGTACACTGGACTAAACTTGTGAAGTTCCCCCAATAGATCCCAATCAAACTTGAAAGTGACCTTACCCTCTTTACTTATGAATTCGACTATTCTTTAAGTTACCGTTGGCCATTtgtttatcaaattttgccACCGCCGACTAGTCGACAAAGTTTTAAGTCGTTACCCAACCATaaaagtcacgtgaaaGTGTAAGGTCAGCACTATATATAAGCTCTAAATAGCACCAAGAGTCCGTTTCTCAGCTTCTAGTGTCATAATAGACATTCAATGCTGGCTACAGCCTTCGATGTGATCATCTATTTTTGTCCTCTGACGTATACTTTACTAGTCAGTGCGATGAGTTCGCTAGCTCAGGAAAACATCTTGGATAGAGACTTCTTCTGTTTGTCGTTTATTTGCTTTCTTTTTAACCTTAACATCTTTGATTGCGTTGAGGATTGCAGCATCATTCTGCTGGAATGTCGTGGCCATCTCAAGATCTGTGAGGGCCATGTCTATGTCATTCAAAGCGTTGTAGGCCAAACCACGACGGTAAAGAGCCTTGGCCTTTGCCTTATCATCAGCAGCCTCTGCGTAAAGAACTTCAGAGCCAGCTACCAGGACCTTTCTGTAGTCCTTACACTTAAGTGCACAAAGCGCGATGTTCAAAGGCAATGAgactttcaaatcgttgATTTTCTTAATATCTTCTTCGGGCAAATCTTCTGGAGTGTACTCTTTTAGAAACTTGTCGCATTTTTGGTATTTCTCCAAGGCGACCGTGTAATTCTGCTTCTTAAATTGATCGGTACCGATTTGTTTAACGAATTCGGTGGCTTTCAAAACACTTTTGACATCGTTTACGTCCACTTTGCTATCTTCCTTGAGCGACTCCTCGTAATTATCACCGTACTCATCAGTTGGAGTATCCTCTGCATTTGCTGGAACTTCATAGTCGTCGGGCAAGACGCCACAATCTTCGATCTTGACATCTCTCATAGGTTTATCGTTGCCTTGATCAGTTTGTTGACTCTCAATAAGACGCACGAGTCTCTTTCCTTGAATCACTTCACCAAACACAACGTGTTTGCCATCCAGATGTGGAGTTGGAACACAGGTAATGAAAGCTTGAGATCCATTGGTGTTTGGACCGGCATTGGCCATGGACAACAGGAAAGGCTTGTCGTGTTTCAAAGTAAAGTTTTCATCCTCGAATTTCTCACCGTAAATACTCTCCCCACCGGTACCATCAGAATTGGTAAAATCACCGAATTGTAGCATAAAATCCTTAATCACTCTGTGAAAAATGGATCCCTTGTAGGACAATGGCACATCAGGTTTACTCTTGGCCATGCCAAAATCTCCTTTACATAGTTCAAGGAAGTTTTCAGCGGTCTTTGGCACAACATCGTTGTACAATTCAAAAACAATGCGACCCTTAGGGGTACCGCCAATGGATATGTCGAAATAAGTCTTAGATCTTGCCATTGAAACTGTTCAGTTAGTTCAATTCcctttcaattcatcatgaACTTGACCATTATCATCTTTTTCATATGATCGATTCGCGCGATCAAATTAATGGATTTTTCTAGAAGTAAGGGAAGAACTCTCTCGATAGATAGTACTAATCTCTGATCTTAGTGTTGAGCACCTTTTCGTATTCTGAAGTCTGTGAGTCTGTATCCgtaccttcttcttccctTGCCTCATTTTCGCTGTTGTACTCctcatcgtcctcatcgtcatcgCCATCCTGCCATAGATCACGCCTAGTATCTCCTTCGTCCTTCACGCCAAGTAAACTCGTGAGAGTGCTTCGGTAGTGAGAGCTATCCTGCGGGAGTTCATGCGATAACCCTCGCAAGTGTCCGTAATCCTCTACGACTTCGCCTGTTCTCAGATCGATAACATCACCTTGGTCCTCGACGGATTCGTATTTATTAATGATACTAGTCCAAGCAGTCTTCATATTTTCATCAGCAAGCTTGTGCCGCTGCATAATCTCATCATCGGTTAACATAGGGATCAGCTGCTTTTCTCGAGAAACAATATAGGTTAAACCATTCCTCTTCTCTACAGCCACAGGTGGTGACTTCTTACGTGAACTGATTTTCTTTGCCTCTGCTCCAGGTAAGATTTCAACTATACCTTTGTCCTTCCGCTTCTTAAGCTCCTCTTCAGAGGAACCAAGTATACTTTTCAATGCGCCATGCAACTTTTTTAGAGCTACTTTCTTGGAGGATTTTCCCTTGCTTCTCATCAATATTCGGATGTCAGTTGTGTGCTTAGACTATTAGTTTATGTACAGGTATGATAAAGCGCGATGCGCGCGTTAACATAGGACGCTTTGTTAGCGATCAACAGTACGGACTCTATCTCTATTGCCCTTAGTATCCCAGCATTTTCTGAATAATGCCATTTCCTTCATACATTGTCTCCAATCGTTTGTCTCTGCATGACAGAGTTGCAAGGCCAGATTCTCTACGTAGCAACCAGTTTCGGAGATTCTTTTGTCCCATACATCAGGATCAgactctttcttcaagtcattGTACTCTTGCAAAGCTTCCTGGTAATAACGTGATTCTTCAGACATGCTTATTCTTGGAGCAATCTCAACTGGTTGTATTAAACTATATATATTTTAACTCCTTCGTATACATATGTGATGGAAGCAGCTTGACTTTTTAAGTGACCGAAAGGACGATTTTCCCGCCTAAACATGAAAGAAAAAGTCCAATAACAAATATAATGCTAAAGAATTATAAAATACAACAATTAAGGCAACGAGGCTCCCACCACCACCTACATTAGCCATTGAACGCTTAAAATCACTTCTGCAACACTCCCATCACAGCTTATAACCTTAAGTCGGCTCTCACGTGCAAGATGACTTTTCTTACCCTGCCAAAACAACGCCAAGAGACGTGGAATCGAGTGAAAAGAGTCACGGTCAAGGGCAAACTAACACTTATTTGAGGGTTCACATTGCGTAATAGGAagtcttttcttcatcaggTGCAGGCGAATAGAGTTGAGTGATGGTTAAACTAGCCGAATACTCCCGAACCGCGACGTTTGCGTGGTCCCACGAGAGAATTCCCTCCCTTGTTACTGGAACGGCCTCTGGGACAGTAGATGCAAACTTTTCGAGCGAATCTGCTCTAGAATTGTGGTCGTTGCTAGCCAGTGATCCTTCTAAACCTAAGGCCTCACTTGCTGTGGATGCAAAGTTCAACGATCTCGATTGGTCgaatgatgataaaattATCGCTGGTGCCCTGGATAGCGGTGTAGTTGAACTTTTCTCTAGTACAGGcgactctttgaaatcagAAGCGCGTTTCCAGCAGCATCAGGGTGCCGCAAAGACTGTCAAGTTCAATTCAAAACAGAATAACGTTTTAGCATCTGGTGGTAGTAAAGGTGAGATCTACATTTGGGATTTGAACACTTGTCTGAAGAACTCTGAGGGCTACACACCGTTGACTCCTGGTGTTGCAAGTACtccaattgaagaagttactTCTTTAGCTTGGAATCAATCGTTGGCACACGTTTTTGCCTCTGCAGGGTCTACAAGTTACGCGTCAATCTGGGATTTAAAGGCAAAAAAGGAGGTTATCCATTTAAGTTATGCTTCACCAAGTACTGGCTTGAAATCACAACTATCAGTCGTCGAATGGCACCCAAAGAACTCTACACGGGTGGCTACAGCCACCGGTAGCGACACCGAACCTTTGATCCTGGTTTGGGATCTGAGAAACGCAAACACCCCACTACAAGTCCTATCGAAGGGTCACTCCAAGGGAATCTTGTCTTTGGATTGGTGTTCTCAAGACGAAGAGCTTTTGCTGTCCAGTGGTCGCGATAACACCATAGTGTTGTGGAACCCAGAATCCGGGCAGGAATTGACTCAGTTTCCAACGCGTGGAAACTGGTGTTTCAAAACAAAGTTTGCACCAGAGGCTCCAGACCTTTTTGCTTCTGCATCGTTTGATAACAAGATTCAAGTACAGACTTTACAAAACCTGGTTAACACCTTGGACCAAGAACAAACCGAATCTAAGCAGAAAGAATCTGAGACagatttttggaataatgTGACTCAGGAGGACTCAAATGAAAAACCAAACATGATTCATCTACAGGCTCCATCATGGTACGGTAACAAATCTCCTGCCGCTCAGTGGGCCTTTGGTGGTAAATTAGTTCACATCAGTGCTGACGGTAGAAGTGTTTCTATCACCAAGCCATCGCTACCGGGTCTTGAAGAGAATACTATGTTAGAtcaagctttgaaaagtagTGATTTTAAGCCTCTGATAAATAGAAGATTGGCCAAGACTATTGATGATACCAACGACGAGGACTGGAATCTACTTGAAAAGCTTTCTATGGACGGGAAGGACGAAATACTAAAGGAGGCATTTacttttgatgatgaagaagaaagaaaggaaaagaacaagattGACGAAGGTGAGGATTTCTTTGCTAACATCGAGGAAGCTTTTCAACCAGAGGGAGAGTTTAGTTTATCAAGGGGTGTTGAGAAACAAATCTCACAAGATGTCGTCGGCGGTAACCTGAAGTCTGCTGTATCTGCTTCATTGGACGATGATCTACTTTTAGAAGCCATGATTATCGCCCTTGATTCGGGCGACAAGACGTTGAAGGATTCTGTCAAGAGATATTACTTCACAAAGTATGGTAACAAGTCGCCATTGTCGAGATTCTTGTTCTCTATTTCTAACGGCAACGCAGATGATTTGGTGAAGAACTTGGAGATTTCGCAATGGAAGTACGCTGCTAAGGCAATTGACAGATTCTATGCAAATGATTTGCAGTCAAAGAATGAGCAACTAGAAAAGTTGGCTTACAGACTTCTGGAATCCGGCAACAGACAGGATGCTATTCTTCTCTACCTATCAGCAAACTCTTTGGACAAAGTGGCAGAAGTCTGGCTAAAGGAAGCTCAAGgattggaagaaaaagtGCAAAAAAACAAAGGGTCGCTCTATGAAGCTCATTCTGAGAGTTTAACTGAATTTATCGAAAGATTCACAGTTTTGGCGAAGCTCGTTGGTGAAAAGACCAAGATTACCAACGAAGATCTCATCTCCAAGTTCATGGAGTACGTGAACCTAGCATCATCGAGTGGTACATTTGATTTAGCATACTCAATCTTAGAAACTTTGCCTGCTGAAAATCGTGAGGTTCAGCTGGAGAAAGAACGTGTACTGCTCGCTTCCGGTAAGTCGGTCAAAAACGTCAAGTCCGCTCAAAAGGCTTCTTTCGCTCAGCCATCTATGAAACCTGCTGCTGGCGCTCTACCATATGGTGCTGTAACTCCAGGTTATGTGCCCCCAGGTGGAGTATTGCCTAACGCTCGTGTGGGCCCTCAAATCGCACAACCTCTTGCAGGCTCGGTCGGCGGCTCCAACACTAATCCATATGCGCCTCCTGCAGGATCTCCAGCACTGGGCACTAGATATGCACCAACAACAGCTTCTCCTAACACTTATCCGATGAGTATGCCAGCCGCTACGCAGAGCTCTTTCACTCCACCAGCAAACCCTTATGCTGCAAGCGCTGTCAACACCGCAGGAGTTCCTATCGCTGGACAATCTTCCTACACGCCATTGAATCCCAAACCTGTTCCAAATTTCATCTCCTCTCCACCAGCGTATGGAGCTGCCGAGCCCCCAACAGGACCACCACCTCCAACGGTGGCATCTGGTCAAACTCCTTCTCTAAACAGAAAAGCGAACGATGGTTGGAACGATTTGCCACTACCTGTAAAGGAGAAGCCATCTAGGGCTAAAGCGGGATCTGTTGCACCAGTGAAGATTGCCGCGGCCCAAACTGCTGCACCAGCTAACGGAATCTCGCGTCCCCCCTTAGTAGGCAAAGTCTCATCGATGACACCTTCTTTATCGTCACCGCTTCCTCCACCACCTGTAAAGAGCAGTAGGATGGCATCCGTATCCTCCAATGGGTCAATGATGTCCAATTCTCCAATGACTGGCTCTACGAATCCTTATGCGCCACCAGTGGTGTCCAATATATCCACACCAAGAGTCAATGCAACAGACTATTCAGCACCTCAGGCTCCTGCAATCGCTAATCCCTATGCACCCCCAGCTGTATCATCACCCAAACTGAACCAGCCAAATCCATACGCACCACCCGCCCAGACTGCTCCAATGGCAGGGCTACCATCAAATCCATATGCCAACCCAGTTGGCCCATCACAACCTCCAGCAGCTCAAAAGCCACCAATCGGTCCACCTCCAGTGGGTCCACCACCAATGAgcctgaagaagaaaaatcacAGTTATACCACTGTAGAGAATGCGAGCCATCTTTTGGAGTCGGTCCAAAAAAAGCCTGAGTCACCATACTCTAGGCCCCAGGTAGCTGCTCCACCTTCAGCGGACACTGCCCCAGTCTTATCGGCAGCGGTAGTCGGAGCAACTGCTACTTCGGCTGCTGCTCCTGAAGGAATTCCAGAAGATCAACAACCCATCATGGACTTtctgaaagaagaactagTACGTGTGACACCGTTGATACCCAAGGAGTATACTAAGCAGCTCAAAGACTGTGACAAGAGACTAAACATCTTGTATGGTCACTTGGAAAAGCAAGACCTTTTGACACAACCTACCATTGATAAACTCCGCAGTCTAACTCAGtttttgaaggagaaaaacTATTCAGAGGCAATGCAAGTACATGTCGATATCGCCACTAACCACGCACAAGAAGGTGGCAACTGGCTTACCGGTGTGAAAAGACTAATTGGTATCGCTGAAGCTACTTCCAGTTAAACCAGTCGGTCGAAAACATCGCCGAGGCCCTAAATACTTACATATGTAGCCTTCAGAGACTGAAAATACTAGATTCTGAATGAAATTGGCCGATCGAGGACCACATATCCTATCAAGTTCACTTTCTAACCTTCATTGTCGTCTATTTACCTTTCTTCACGTGAAGTGGAGCTTATTCCCGGACAGCGCTTCTCGAACAGGGAAAATCGGCAATTGCTAAGGCAAGCTGATGGAATTTGGATGATCGattattgaaaatgatAAGACAACTGAGAGTACAAGCAATCTATTGCTAATAATCGCTGAATATCTTGTGTGAGGACATGTATATCTAGGACTTACAGAATGCAGAAGGAAGAAAGTAGCACAGAGGAGGCCCTCGATAAGGTAAGGAGCGGCTTTTTAAGAAAAGCGATCAATAAAGTCAGCAAAGGTGTATCACTGCGACGTGCTTCTCCCGGAACCTCTTCAGAGCTCGAGGAAGGAAATGTGAGACCCACTTCGATGGTTTCCGAGGCTCAATCTGCTGGAGACTTTCAGATGAATCGATTATCCAATATGAGCGATGAGATGTCAGAAGTAGATGACGCATCTCTACTATTTTCCCAGCCTCCACAACCGCAGTCGAATTTGATGACAATCGTAGTGGGAGTATTCGTTGCAGTAGGTGGATTTCTTTTTGGCTATGATACAGGATTGATTAATAGCATTATTGATATGAACTATGTGAGAACGAACTTGGCACCAGATCATGAAGGATTTTCAGCCAGGGAGATGGCTATCATTGTATCTTTCTTGTCTCTGGGGACCTTTATCGGAGCCTTGTCTGCTCCTTTGCTATCTGATTCCTATGGGCGGAAGGCAACAATAATATTTAGCACAGTGGTTGTGTTTCTCATTGGGAATTCACTGCAGGTGGCAGCACATAGTGTGAAGCTACTGATCGCTGGGAGAGTCATTTCAGGATTGGGAATTGGTCTGATTTCAGCGGTTGTCCCACTGTATCAGGGTGAAGCTGCCAATAAATTCCTCAGAGGAGCTATAATCTCTACGTATCAGTGGGCTATCACATGGGGGCTCCTAGTTTCGAGTGCGGTTTCGCAAGGTACACATTCAAGAAATGATGCTTCCTCTTATAGGATTCCCATAGGTTTACAGTACGTTTGGGCACTGGTGCTTGCTGTCGGAATGCTCTTCCTCCCAGAAAGCCCCAGGTTTTAcgttttgaaagatgaactgGACAAAGCTGCAAAGTCACTATCGTTTTTAAGAAGTGTACCGATAACAGATGCAGGGCtcttggaagaattggtaGAAATTAAGGCTACCTACGATTACGAAGCATCTTTTGGATCTTCATCCGTACTGGATTGCTTCAGATCGAGCCGAAGTAGGCCGAAGCAGACTCTGAGAATGCTTTCTGGTATTGCAATTCAAGCGTGTCAACAATTTTCAggtatcaatttcatcttttaCTATGgtgtcaattttttcaataagaCTGGGATAACAAACAGTTACCTAGTTTCATTCATCACATATGCAGTCAATGTGGCATTTAACATTCCCGGCTTATTCCTTGTCGATCGTGTCGGTAGACGTAAAATCCTGTTATTTGGTGGTGTATTCATGACCGCGTCGAACTTTATCATAGCCATTGTTGGTTGTTCAACTAATTCGGTTGTTGCCAATA
The window above is part of the Torulaspora delbrueckii CBS 1146 chromosome 3, complete genome genome. Proteins encoded here:
- the SCM3 gene encoding Scm3p (similar to Saccharomyces cerevisiae SCM3 (YDL139C); ancestral locus Anc_7.312), translating into MRSKGKSSKKVALKKLHGALKSILGSSEEELKKRKDKGIVEILPGAEAKKISSRKKSPPVAVEKRNGLTYIVSREKQLIPMLTDDEIMQRHKLADENMKTAWTSIINKYESVEDQGDVIDLRTGEVVEDYGHLRGLSHELPQDSSHYRSTLTSLLGVKDEGDTRRDLWQDGDDDEDDEEYNSENEAREEEGTDTDSQTSEYEKVLNTKIRD
- the COA4 gene encoding Coa4p (similar to Saccharomyces cerevisiae YLR218C; ancestral locus Anc_7.311), with protein sequence MSEESRYYQEALQEYNDLKKESDPDVWDKRISETGCYVENLALQLCHAETNDWRQCMKEMALFRKCWDTKGNRDRVRTVDR
- the SEC31 gene encoding Sec31p (similar to Saccharomyces cerevisiae SEC31 (YDL195W); ancestral locus Anc_7.310) is translated as MVKLAEYSRTATFAWSHERIPSLVTGTASGTVDANFSSESALELWSLLASDPSKPKASLAVDAKFNDLDWSNDDKIIAGALDSGVVELFSSTGDSLKSEARFQQHQGAAKTVKFNSKQNNVLASGGSKGEIYIWDLNTCLKNSEGYTPLTPGVASTPIEEVTSLAWNQSLAHVFASAGSTSYASIWDLKAKKEVIHLSYASPSTGLKSQLSVVEWHPKNSTRVATATGSDTEPLILVWDLRNANTPLQVLSKGHSKGILSLDWCSQDEELLLSSGRDNTIVLWNPESGQELTQFPTRGNWCFKTKFAPEAPDLFASASFDNKIQVQTLQNLVNTLDQEQTESKQKESETDFWNNVTQEDSNEKPNMIHLQAPSWYGNKSPAAQWAFGGKLVHISADGRSVSITKPSLPGLEENTMLDQALKSSDFKPLINRRLAKTIDDTNDEDWNLLEKLSMDGKDEILKEAFTFDDEEERKEKNKIDEGEDFFANIEEAFQPEGEFSLSRGVEKQISQDVVGGNLKSAVSASLDDDLLLEAMIIALDSGDKTLKDSVKRYYFTKYGNKSPLSRFLFSISNGNADDLVKNLEISQWKYAAKAIDRFYANDLQSKNEQLEKLAYRLLESGNRQDAILLYLSANSLDKVAEVWLKEAQGLEEKVQKNKGSLYEAHSESLTEFIERFTVLAKLVGEKTKITNEDLISKFMEYVNLASSSGTFDLAYSILETLPAENREVQLEKERVLLASGKSVKNVKSAQKASFAQPSMKPAAGALPYGAVTPGYVPPGGVLPNARVGPQIAQPLAGSVGGSNTNPYAPPAGSPALGTRYAPTTASPNTYPMSMPAATQSSFTPPANPYAASAVNTAGVPIAGQSSYTPLNPKPVPNFISSPPAYGAAEPPTGPPPPTVASGQTPSLNRKANDGWNDLPLPVKEKPSRAKAGSVAPVKIAAAQTAAPANGISRPPLVGKVSSMTPSLSSPLPPPPVKSSRMASVSSNGSMMSNSPMTGSTNPYAPPVVSNISTPRVNATDYSAPQAPAIANPYAPPAVSSPKLNQPNPYAPPAQTAPMAGLPSNPYANPVGPSQPPAAQKPPIGPPPVGPPPMSLKKKNHSYTTVENASHLLESVQKKPESPYSRPQVAAPPSADTAPVLSAAVVGATATSAAAPEGIPEDQQPIMDFLKEELVRVTPLIPKEYTKQLKDCDKRLNILYGHLEKQDLLTQPTIDKLRSLTQFLKEKNYSEAMQVHVDIATNHAQEGGNWLTGVKRLIGIAEATSS